From a single Maritimibacter sp. DP1N21-5 genomic region:
- the dtd gene encoding D-aminoacyl-tRNA deacylase encodes MRALLQRVSEASVTVDGQTIGRCGPGLLILVCAMPGDTTETAKALAAKVSKLRLFKDDAGKMNLSILQTGGSALVVSQFTLAADTSRGNRPGFSGAAKPDEAEALYLQFAEALRDLGVETETGQFGAEMAVGLTNDGPVTIWLDTEAS; translated from the coding sequence ATGAGGGCGCTCCTGCAGCGGGTGTCCGAAGCCTCCGTCACCGTGGATGGCCAAACGATCGGCAGATGCGGCCCAGGCCTCCTGATCCTTGTCTGCGCTATGCCCGGCGACACAACCGAAACGGCAAAGGCGCTCGCCGCGAAGGTCTCAAAACTGCGACTGTTCAAGGACGACGCCGGCAAAATGAACCTGTCGATCCTGCAAACAGGCGGCAGCGCGCTTGTGGTCAGCCAGTTCACGCTTGCAGCGGACACGTCCCGCGGCAACCGCCCTGGCTTTTCAGGGGCAGCCAAGCCAGACGAGGCCGAGGCGCTCTACCTGCAATTTGCCGAGGCCCTGCGCGATCTTGGGGTTGAGACAGAAACAGGTCAATTCGGTGCCGAGATGGCCGTGGGACTAACGAATGACGGGCCGGTGACGATCTGGCTGGATACAGAGGCGAGTTAA
- a CDS encoding HlyD family type I secretion periplasmic adaptor subunit, whose protein sequence is MSIAHTNLSGQLESDMRGPSLVVWLSAGAVLVFVLWAAFAWVDEIVRGSGEMISSSRPQIIQNLEGGILAELAVAEGDVVEQGDVLARLQGTQFQSQADDLQDQIAALAVRQLRLEAELAGQFDFAVPGALEQQMPGLVASERALLNARQTDFLSRREGAQRVLDQAAKERTLLEDLLERNIVALIEVTRARKAHADARIKLDEIMTQTELERAQAYSDTLKELGTLRQTYKAAQDQLNRTVLVSPMRGIVNNLSVTTIGGVVRPGEEILQIIPLDEELFVEARVAPKDIANVLPGQEASVKLSAYDYTIYGALKGEVKLISADTFKDERKPDSEAHYKVTVRVDMSALTERQRSISIRPGMQAEVELHTGAKTVLQYLMKPLYKSREAFREP, encoded by the coding sequence ATGAGCATCGCGCACACCAATCTGAGCGGACAGCTTGAAAGTGACATGCGTGGCCCATCGCTGGTCGTATGGCTGAGCGCCGGGGCGGTGCTGGTGTTTGTTCTTTGGGCCGCGTTTGCCTGGGTGGACGAGATTGTCCGCGGCTCGGGTGAGATGATCTCGTCGTCTCGACCACAGATCATTCAGAACCTTGAGGGCGGTATTCTTGCCGAATTGGCTGTGGCCGAGGGCGACGTTGTCGAGCAGGGTGATGTGCTGGCGCGGTTGCAGGGGACACAGTTTCAGTCTCAGGCCGATGATCTGCAGGATCAGATCGCGGCTCTGGCCGTGCGCCAGTTGCGTCTGGAAGCTGAGTTGGCGGGCCAGTTTGATTTTGCGGTGCCGGGTGCGTTGGAGCAGCAGATGCCGGGGCTTGTGGCGTCGGAGCGGGCGCTGCTCAATGCGCGGCAGACCGACTTTCTGAGCCGCCGCGAGGGCGCGCAACGGGTGCTTGATCAGGCCGCCAAAGAGCGGACGCTGTTGGAGGACTTGCTGGAGCGCAACATCGTCGCACTGATCGAGGTGACGCGGGCGCGTAAAGCCCATGCGGATGCGCGTATCAAGCTCGATGAGATCATGACCCAGACTGAGCTGGAGCGGGCGCAGGCCTATTCCGATACGCTCAAGGAACTGGGCACACTGCGCCAGACCTACAAGGCAGCGCAGGACCAGTTGAACCGGACCGTTCTGGTCAGCCCCATGCGGGGGATCGTGAACAATCTGAGCGTCACGACCATTGGCGGTGTTGTGCGGCCTGGTGAGGAGATCCTGCAGATCATCCCGCTGGACGAGGAGTTGTTTGTCGAGGCGCGCGTGGCGCCCAAGGACATCGCCAACGTTCTGCCGGGGCAGGAAGCGAGCGTGAAGCTGAGCGCCTACGACTACACGATCTATGGTGCGCTGAAGGGCGAGGTGAAGCTGATCTCGGCCGATACATTCAAGGACGAGCGCAAGCCGGACAGCGAGGCGCACTACAAGGTGACGGTGCGGGTGGACATGTCGGCGCTGACGGAGCGGCAACGGTCAATCTCGATCCGGCCGGGGATGCAGGCGGAGGTTGAGTTGCACACCGGGGCGAAGACGGTGCTGCAATATCTGATGAAGCCGCTTTACAAGTCGCGTGAGGCGTTTCGGGAGCCTTAG
- a CDS encoding ATP-binding cassette domain-containing protein has protein sequence MTEKRPFTLTITNGNRAQITAAPVKETPKADNANHEADRLSARADVAVAYAGLLGVSAAASDMLTTLRQNAREGASDKVEAGTLAGCLRGAGLQAQVMSVKALTPEHWPALAYMTSGQVVLVVGQDRDDLIIYDKTCPDNRAHVPMGEFMPFFAGLLVKAEAPLERVAEVHKTFAVRNHWFWGQFPRFRKALAEVALGSFVANLLAVAVALFSLQVYDRVIPHQSEATLWVLAAGACLALLLEAFIKIARARLMDGAGRQIELSVLTLLMQRVMGMRSDLRGQSPSMTFSAMREFGSVREFFTASTIGTIADIPFIFVFLLLVASIAGPVVWVLILGGVLMVVPGFFLQRRMLRLTQETQGASAKSSRLLHEAIFERDTVKTQRAEDRVMRLWQELTTLSAMKSSEQRRLASALTFWSQGMQQMTYVAAVIAGTYLVFAGQFTVGSIIAVGILSSRTLAPLTQLAGTMARWGNVKAALDGLDAIADAPQDVDESRTYLRRDALKGHFELREVQFQYEDDGAPTLDLPGVQIMPGQRVAVLGSNGAGKSSLLKLLSGVYAPSKGRVLIDGTDMAQIEPRDLRRLVGYLGQDVRLFSGTLRDNLNLTLLERDDDRLYAALDFAGLGPFVKGHYKGLDLEILDGGQGLSIGQRQSIGWARLWLQDPKICLLDEPTAALDQTLESTLVSRLETWMEGRTAIIATHRVPILSLTNRTLILQNGRMTIDGPRDEVLSHIGKTVPLKGKIA, from the coding sequence TTGACCGAGAAACGCCCCTTTACCCTGACCATCACCAACGGCAATCGGGCGCAGATCACGGCGGCCCCGGTCAAGGAGACGCCGAAGGCCGATAACGCCAATCATGAGGCGGACCGTTTGAGTGCCCGCGCCGATGTGGCGGTGGCCTATGCCGGTTTGCTTGGGGTGTCTGCGGCGGCGTCCGACATGCTGACGACCCTGCGGCAGAACGCGCGTGAGGGGGCAAGTGACAAGGTCGAAGCCGGGACGCTGGCGGGCTGCTTGCGTGGCGCGGGTTTGCAGGCGCAGGTGATGTCTGTGAAGGCCTTGACGCCGGAACACTGGCCCGCACTGGCCTATATGACCAGCGGTCAGGTGGTGTTGGTTGTCGGTCAGGACCGCGATGACCTGATCATTTATGACAAGACCTGCCCGGACAATCGCGCCCATGTGCCGATGGGGGAGTTCATGCCGTTCTTTGCCGGTCTCTTGGTCAAGGCGGAGGCGCCGCTGGAGCGGGTGGCGGAGGTGCACAAAACCTTTGCCGTGCGCAATCACTGGTTCTGGGGGCAGTTCCCGCGCTTTCGCAAGGCGCTGGCGGAGGTGGCGCTTGGGTCTTTCGTTGCGAACCTGCTGGCTGTCGCCGTGGCATTGTTTTCCTTGCAGGTCTATGACCGTGTGATCCCGCATCAGTCCGAGGCGACTTTGTGGGTGCTGGCGGCTGGAGCCTGTCTGGCCCTGTTGCTCGAGGCGTTTATCAAGATCGCCCGTGCCCGCCTGATGGACGGTGCGGGGCGGCAGATTGAGTTGTCCGTTCTGACCCTGCTGATGCAGCGCGTCATGGGGATGCGGAGCGATTTGCGAGGGCAATCTCCGTCGATGACATTCTCGGCCATGCGCGAGTTCGGGTCTGTGCGCGAGTTCTTTACCGCTTCGACGATCGGCACCATTGCCGACATCCCGTTTATCTTTGTGTTCCTGTTGCTGGTCGCGTCCATTGCGGGGCCGGTGGTCTGGGTGCTCATCCTTGGCGGGGTGCTGATGGTGGTGCCCGGTTTCTTCCTGCAGCGCCGGATGCTGCGTTTGACGCAGGAAACGCAGGGCGCGTCCGCCAAGTCTTCGCGGCTGCTGCACGAGGCGATTTTTGAGCGGGATACGGTGAAGACGCAGCGCGCCGAGGACCGTGTGATGCGGTTGTGGCAGGAGTTGACGACTCTGTCGGCCATGAAGTCGTCGGAGCAGCGGCGGCTGGCGTCGGCCCTGACCTTCTGGAGCCAAGGCATGCAGCAGATGACCTATGTGGCTGCGGTGATTGCGGGGACGTATCTGGTCTTTGCCGGGCAGTTTACCGTCGGGTCGATCATTGCGGTGGGTATTCTGTCGTCGCGGACTTTGGCGCCGCTGACGCAGTTGGCGGGCACGATGGCGCGTTGGGGCAATGTGAAGGCGGCGCTCGATGGCCTGGACGCCATTGCCGACGCGCCGCAGGATGTGGATGAAAGCCGGACCTATCTGCGCCGTGATGCGCTGAAGGGGCATTTCGAACTGCGTGAGGTGCAGTTTCAATACGAGGACGATGGCGCGCCGACGTTGGACCTTCCCGGTGTGCAGATCATGCCGGGGCAGCGCGTTGCTGTTCTGGGATCGAACGGGGCGGGCAAGTCGTCTCTGCTCAAGCTGCTGTCGGGGGTCTATGCGCCGAGCAAGGGCCGCGTGCTTATTGATGGCACCGACATGGCGCAGATCGAGCCGCGGGATTTGCGGCGGCTCGTTGGCTATCTGGGACAGGATGTGCGCCTGTTTTCGGGCACGCTGCGGGACAATCTGAACCTGACGTTGCTGGAGCGGGACGATGATCGCCTCTATGCCGCGCTGGATTTCGCGGGGCTGGGGCCGTTTGTGAAGGGGCACTACAAGGGACTGGATCTGGAAATTCTGGATGGCGGGCAGGGCCTGAGCATCGGGCAGCGCCAGTCGATCGGCTGGGCGCGGCTGTGGTTGCAGGATCCCAAGATTTGCCTGTTGGATGAACCCACCGCCGCCTTGGATCAGACGCTGGAAAGCACTCTGGTCAGTCGGCTCGAGACATGGATGGAGGGCCGCACGGCCATCATCGCCACCCACCGCGTGCCGATCCTGTCGCTGACCAACCGCACGCTGATCCTGCAGAACGGGCGCATGACCATCGACGGCCCGCGGGATGAGGTGCTGAGCCATATCGGCAAGACCGTACCGCTGAAGGGCAAGATCGCATGA
- a CDS encoding TolC family protein: MRYAVVFTAVSLTAGCMGDMGEMPFVSRSDAGADAEVVAPSQAALRATPTTHDETLNAESPVIQGLLARRSVLPSGSAYDRVATSVLAANARAAETELRAARLRASAASKNWLPTIGPRVSLNSLGDIISQIVVEQVIFDNGRKKGERAFAKADVEVAAVALAEDTNARVATGLDLYLTAAEARESAVVHRATLREMEHFEYIMSERVRGGVSDMSDLNVIRQKLAEIRAAIAASEEAEATAISELNAMSIQPLGDVRGLETLAVGGAAAQPLAVTRAEAEKERSIAQAQIDRANQLPGITATATAGENSGAGITAGGTGIGFGTAGRLRAIEAAREAAGRQVAQANEDANRTLRRLEGQSAATARQAGEARGLTAQAKTNLDLFQDQYQAGQRQVMDVVGVYETFAARQVAEVLLKYEALRLQVELARVQGVLADGEQI, encoded by the coding sequence ATGAGGTACGCGGTGGTGTTCACCGCCGTCTCGCTTACAGCGGGATGTATGGGGGACATGGGCGAAATGCCCTTTGTGTCCCGATCCGATGCAGGGGCTGACGCGGAGGTCGTGGCCCCGTCGCAGGCGGCGCTGCGGGCGACACCCACGACACATGACGAGACATTGAACGCGGAAAGCCCGGTTATTCAGGGTTTGCTTGCGCGCCGGTCGGTACTGCCGTCGGGCAGTGCGTATGACCGCGTGGCGACGTCTGTTCTGGCAGCTAATGCCCGCGCCGCGGAGACCGAGTTGCGCGCAGCACGTCTGCGCGCGTCTGCCGCGTCAAAGAACTGGTTGCCGACCATCGGGCCGCGCGTGTCGTTGAACTCGCTGGGCGACATCATCAGCCAGATCGTCGTCGAGCAGGTGATTTTCGACAATGGCCGCAAGAAGGGTGAACGCGCCTTTGCCAAGGCAGATGTCGAGGTGGCCGCCGTCGCGCTGGCCGAGGATACGAATGCCCGGGTGGCGACGGGGTTGGATCTTTATCTGACCGCTGCCGAAGCCCGTGAAAGCGCTGTCGTCCATCGCGCGACCCTGCGTGAGATGGAGCATTTCGAATACATCATGTCAGAGCGCGTCCGGGGCGGCGTGTCGGACATGTCCGATCTGAACGTGATCCGCCAGAAGCTGGCAGAGATCCGAGCCGCCATTGCTGCGAGCGAAGAGGCGGAGGCAACGGCGATTTCCGAGTTGAACGCCATGTCGATCCAGCCGCTGGGCGATGTGCGTGGGCTTGAGACGCTGGCTGTGGGTGGCGCTGCCGCACAGCCCTTGGCCGTGACGCGGGCGGAAGCCGAGAAGGAGCGCAGCATTGCGCAGGCGCAGATTGATCGCGCCAACCAATTGCCCGGCATCACCGCCACGGCGACGGCTGGGGAAAACAGTGGGGCTGGGATCACGGCCGGCGGCACTGGCATCGGCTTTGGCACCGCTGGGCGTTTGCGTGCCATCGAGGCTGCGCGCGAGGCGGCGGGCCGTCAGGTGGCCCAGGCCAATGAGGATGCGAACCGCACCTTGCGCCGTTTGGAGGGCCAGTCTGCTGCCACCGCCCGTCAGGCGGGTGAGGCGCGGGGGCTGACTGCGCAGGCCAAGACGAACCTTGATCTGTTTCAGGATCAATATCAGGCCGGACAGCGGCAGGTCATGGACGTGGTGGGCGTCTATGAAACCTTTGCCGCGCGCCAGGTCGCCGAAGTGCTGCTGAAATACGAAGCGCTCCGCCTGCAGGTCGAATTGGCCCGCGTGCAAGGGGTGCTGGCGGATGGAGAGCAGATTTGA
- a CDS encoding Ig-like domain-containing protein — translation MKAIDFVVRNGAGAVQRGVVPVDGNTAVSLTSGQEISFNLRQIDLAGQQRSGDDLIITLVDGRQITLENYFNDAGVANRLFISADGYLNEVAFVETTDGELFAQYGPTEQWGKWSPSDDLIYLGRTEVANLPVTDDEEVSMLGAALLGGSGLLGGGAAAAAAVVGGAALLGGGGGGGGTGSDGGGGGGDNPPPYVPADPTVNDVGTSTDIGGDDTSTHVVTVTGTGEPGDTVEVTAGDQVGTVTIGDDGSWELDFEGDTFPGDGTVETVAEFTHTGGGSTTIAGPTFVIDTTPPDVAITHGVESVGHVVNGGELSGGVTLQGTGEAGATLEITISGVTRTVTVADDGTWEATWQPGTLADGEYSTAVTVVASDSFGNTTTITDMLVVDTVAEVTMETATVETDGIINAEEASDGVTLTGTAQAGSTVEVTFGTVVTSAIVDASGNWTATFAASDIPSGETTVAVTAVATDAAGNTATATGDVQVDTLVNALGYTSTAGGDGTINAAEAASGLVVTGVVEPGSTVSVELAGVTTAAVVAADGTWTATFAPGALPSGTYTSDMVATATDAAGNMSSVTQSVNVDTQASVLTLDGPVEGDDVINGAEASDGVVLSGTSDPGAVVDVTLHGVTHQTVTGTNGTWQAFFAASEIPEGTYDAQISATTTDAAGNTATVTDTVHVDTRVDNLSVAADAIEGDNIISEAERLDGTVVTGTTEPGSTVTVTMGSHTVPAIVDANGNWQAPFTADQIPQGEYTTDVSVTATDVAGNVATVTDTVRVDTLVNALSLNKPIAGDDVVNGEEAREGINLGGMVEPGSTVMVDFNGTVLEATVDAGGTWSLDIPPAAIPGGEYDAAITVMATDAVGNTDTLSDMVRIDTQAPDGPVIASYTRDADGIRGISTEQSDGDLSVAQVNADGSITNVVANQVDIDVLGETNFQFQTDVPDGSHLVVSSEDAAGNTIGTYVVLDDESANSTVDLGNANLGNYQIEAVELQFAEEASLTITEAQLLDLSDGTNTLTIHGGSDDKVTIAGATRTGSTTVDGHTYDVYSLGTEGTIILDDDITVNTGVV, via the coding sequence ATGAAGGCGATTGATTTCGTCGTCCGCAATGGTGCGGGCGCAGTGCAGCGTGGAGTCGTGCCGGTTGATGGCAATACGGCGGTGTCGCTGACAAGCGGGCAAGAAATTTCATTCAATCTTCGGCAAATTGATCTGGCCGGGCAGCAGCGCAGCGGAGATGACCTTATCATCACGCTGGTCGACGGGCGCCAGATCACGCTTGAGAATTACTTTAACGATGCGGGCGTTGCCAATCGCCTGTTCATCTCGGCGGACGGTTATCTGAACGAGGTCGCCTTTGTCGAAACAACCGATGGCGAGCTTTTTGCGCAGTACGGTCCGACGGAGCAGTGGGGCAAGTGGAGCCCGTCCGACGATCTGATCTATCTGGGTCGGACGGAAGTGGCGAACCTGCCGGTGACAGATGACGAGGAAGTGTCCATGCTGGGCGCGGCGCTGCTTGGCGGCTCGGGCCTGCTGGGCGGTGGCGCGGCGGCCGCGGCAGCCGTGGTTGGTGGAGCAGCGTTGCTCGGCGGTGGCGGCGGCGGTGGTGGCACCGGCAGTGACGGCGGTGGTGGTGGCGGCGACAACCCGCCTCCCTATGTGCCGGCCGATCCCACTGTGAACGATGTGGGCACATCCACCGATATTGGCGGCGACGATACGTCAACGCATGTTGTAACGGTCACTGGCACTGGAGAGCCGGGTGATACGGTCGAAGTGACCGCCGGCGATCAGGTGGGAACGGTGACGATCGGGGACGACGGCTCCTGGGAGTTGGATTTCGAGGGCGATACCTTCCCCGGCGATGGCACGGTCGAGACGGTTGCCGAATTCACGCATACGGGTGGTGGTTCCACCACGATTGCCGGTCCGACATTCGTGATCGACACGACGCCACCCGATGTTGCAATCACCCACGGGGTGGAATCGGTCGGGCATGTAGTCAATGGTGGTGAGCTGTCCGGCGGCGTCACGCTGCAAGGTACGGGCGAGGCGGGCGCGACGCTGGAGATCACGATCTCCGGTGTGACACGTACGGTCACCGTCGCTGACGACGGGACGTGGGAGGCCACCTGGCAGCCGGGAACACTGGCCGATGGAGAGTATTCCACCGCTGTCACCGTTGTTGCATCGGACAGTTTTGGCAACACCACCACGATCACCGACATGCTTGTCGTGGATACTGTGGCCGAAGTCACAATGGAAACCGCGACCGTTGAAACCGATGGGATCATCAACGCCGAAGAGGCGTCCGATGGTGTCACTCTGACGGGCACGGCGCAGGCCGGTTCGACTGTCGAAGTGACCTTTGGCACGGTTGTAACCAGCGCGATTGTCGATGCGTCCGGCAACTGGACGGCGACCTTTGCAGCGTCCGACATCCCTTCGGGCGAGACAACAGTTGCCGTGACCGCGGTGGCTACCGATGCCGCAGGCAACACGGCCACAGCCACGGGCGACGTTCAGGTCGACACGCTGGTCAATGCGCTTGGATACACCTCTACTGCCGGTGGCGATGGCACGATCAACGCGGCGGAAGCGGCGTCTGGCCTTGTCGTCACAGGCGTGGTCGAGCCGGGCTCGACCGTATCGGTTGAACTGGCTGGTGTGACCACCGCCGCAGTGGTCGCCGCAGATGGCACGTGGACGGCGACTTTTGCACCGGGCGCATTGCCTTCGGGCACCTACACCTCGGATATGGTCGCCACGGCGACCGACGCGGCTGGCAACATGTCGAGTGTCACCCAATCGGTGAACGTGGACACGCAAGCCAGCGTTCTGACGCTGGATGGACCGGTTGAGGGCGATGATGTCATCAACGGGGCAGAGGCGAGCGACGGCGTTGTGTTGTCAGGCACGTCCGATCCGGGCGCGGTTGTGGATGTCACGCTGCACGGTGTCACACATCAGACGGTGACAGGGACCAACGGGACCTGGCAAGCATTCTTTGCTGCAAGCGAGATCCCTGAAGGAACCTACGACGCTCAGATCAGCGCGACGACAACGGACGCAGCGGGCAACACGGCGACGGTCACCGATACGGTGCATGTGGATACGCGGGTCGACAACCTGTCCGTTGCCGCAGACGCCATTGAGGGCGACAACATCATTTCGGAAGCAGAACGTCTGGATGGTACGGTCGTCACTGGCACGACGGAGCCGGGCTCGACCGTGACCGTCACAATGGGCAGCCATACAGTGCCTGCCATCGTGGATGCGAATGGCAATTGGCAAGCGCCCTTTACCGCGGATCAGATCCCGCAAGGTGAATACACCACGGACGTGTCCGTTACCGCGACTGACGTTGCAGGGAATGTCGCGACTGTCACCGATACGGTGCGGGTGGATACGCTGGTCAATGCCCTGAGCCTGAACAAGCCGATTGCCGGAGACGACGTTGTCAACGGCGAGGAAGCGCGCGAAGGCATCAATCTGGGCGGCATGGTCGAGCCTGGCTCGACCGTGATGGTCGATTTCAACGGCACCGTGCTTGAGGCCACTGTGGATGCAGGCGGCACATGGTCGCTTGATATTCCGCCCGCGGCCATACCGGGTGGTGAATACGATGCAGCCATCACTGTCATGGCCACAGATGCCGTCGGCAACACCGATACGCTCAGCGACATGGTGCGCATCGACACGCAAGCTCCAGACGGGCCGGTCATCGCGAGCTACACGCGCGATGCTGACGGGATCCGCGGCATTTCGACAGAGCAAAGCGATGGCGATCTGTCTGTCGCGCAGGTCAATGCGGATGGGTCGATCACCAACGTCGTCGCCAACCAGGTCGACATCGATGTGCTGGGCGAGACGAACTTCCAGTTCCAGACCGATGTGCCGGACGGTTCGCACCTGGTCGTCAGCTCGGAGGATGCGGCGGGCAACACCATCGGCACCTACGTTGTGCTGGATGACGAGAGCGCCAATTCGACCGTTGATCTGGGCAACGCCAACCTTGGCAACTACCAGATCGAGGCGGTGGAACTGCAATTCGCGGAAGAGGCCAGCCTGACCATCACCGAGGCGCAGCTTCTGGATCTGTCGGACGGCACCAACACCCTGACCATCCATGGCGGCAGCGACGACAAGGTCACGATTGCGGGTGCCACGCGCACCGGGTCGACCACGGTCGATGGCCACACCTATGACGTCTACAGCCTGGGTACCGAGGGCACGATCATCCTGGACGACGACATCACCGTGAACACGGGCGTCGTCTAA
- a CDS encoding DUF4147 domain-containing protein, with protein sequence MADTPDLLALWQAGIKAVEGYAAVKTALEEDGISKPDRIVAVGKAATAMARAASEQWPDIPCLIVTKYHHSDNAPPQATVIEAAHPVPDDASLAAGHALLDAVAACAPGSHLLMLVSGGASSLAEVPEGDLSLEDLRAETEALLASGTPIGDMNAHRTARSQIKGGKLLARFQGARVTTLALSDVEGDSLATIGSGIGDASPDAPFSFTPHIIASNAIARAAIADTSPLPVHTNEETLYADVAQLAPRLGQMLRDAAPGLHILGGEPVVHLPENPGLGGRNMALGLALAREIAGTQGLRILVAGTDGTDGPTDAAGALVDGTTWQDGAADALSSANAYPWLKDHGALVVTGPTGTNVMDLLIAHKA encoded by the coding sequence ATGGCTGACACCCCAGATCTCCTCGCGCTTTGGCAGGCTGGCATCAAAGCGGTTGAAGGATACGCCGCCGTCAAGACGGCCCTTGAGGAAGACGGCATTTCCAAACCAGACCGTATTGTTGCCGTGGGCAAGGCCGCCACGGCCATGGCGCGCGCGGCCTCGGAACAATGGCCCGACATCCCTTGCCTGATTGTCACGAAGTATCATCACTCGGACAACGCGCCCCCTCAGGCAACGGTCATTGAAGCGGCCCATCCGGTTCCGGATGATGCGTCCCTCGCAGCGGGCCATGCCCTGCTGGACGCCGTGGCAGCCTGCGCGCCGGGAAGCCATCTGCTGATGCTGGTTTCTGGCGGCGCTTCGTCGCTCGCCGAAGTGCCCGAGGGCGACCTCAGCCTCGAAGACCTGCGGGCCGAAACCGAAGCACTGCTGGCCTCGGGCACCCCGATCGGTGACATGAACGCCCACCGCACGGCCCGGTCTCAGATAAAGGGCGGCAAGCTCCTGGCTCGCTTCCAAGGCGCGCGCGTCACCACGCTCGCCCTCTCGGATGTGGAGGGAGACAGTCTCGCCACAATAGGCTCTGGCATCGGGGACGCATCGCCAGATGCGCCCTTCAGTTTCACGCCACACATCATCGCCAGCAACGCAATCGCGCGCGCTGCCATCGCCGACACGTCACCCTTACCCGTGCACACAAACGAAGAGACGCTTTATGCCGACGTGGCGCAACTGGCGCCCCGGCTGGGTCAAATGCTGCGCGACGCAGCGCCTGGCCTGCACATCCTCGGCGGCGAGCCCGTTGTGCACCTGCCCGAAAATCCCGGCCTTGGCGGCCGCAACATGGCTCTTGGTCTCGCACTTGCCCGTGAAATTGCCGGAACGCAGGGTCTGCGCATCCTCGTGGCCGGAACCGACGGCACCGACGGCCCGACGGATGCAGCGGGCGCATTGGTCGATGGTACGACATGGCAGGACGGCGCGGCGGACGCACTCTCCAGTGCCAACGCCTATCCCTGGCTGAAAGACCACGGCGCACTGGTGGTGACAGGACCCACAGGCACGAATGTCATGGACCTGCTGATCGCACACAAGGCCTGA